Proteins encoded within one genomic window of Cytophagales bacterium:
- a CDS encoding DUF4249 domain-containing protein: MMTVSVIRPTRLLVLIAVLLIGCTEPIDLANNLGGGQLVVEGSINDVDSVHVVRLSTSSFDGVGENTLGRNARVTITDLASDQAHTLNEVFPGSYETTPWELQGIIGQSYRLDIVLANGQSYASDAVTIPESIPVSNTEVKLLEERGTLDNGTPFVTYAHEVLVDFENSERPQYVRIESQGWIELFVDYGLCDEVLGGFGIPGELSCWQFRETIESNINTATNIGVDTDMYQVSAVVVPFDFRAGYVTELFINSMSLEAFAYWELAKTQLQRNGGIFDPPFPPVVGNVINTDGDAEPVLGYFHAYSQSFIRTCFDRTGIPGMLNIPVLDCLTTCEDFWAPAVFELPFETEGLCPI; this comes from the coding sequence ATGATGACAGTCTCTGTAATTAGACCTACTCGATTGCTGGTGCTGATAGCTGTCTTGTTGATTGGCTGCACGGAGCCTATTGATCTGGCGAATAATCTTGGGGGAGGACAATTGGTCGTAGAAGGATCGATCAATGATGTCGATAGCGTTCATGTGGTGAGGCTTTCGACAAGTTCATTTGATGGGGTTGGCGAAAATACTTTGGGTCGGAATGCCCGGGTAACAATCACTGATCTTGCCAGTGATCAAGCACACACACTCAACGAAGTTTTTCCAGGCAGTTATGAAACAACACCCTGGGAATTGCAGGGCATCATTGGCCAATCGTATCGTTTGGATATTGTACTGGCCAATGGTCAATCGTATGCGTCTGATGCGGTTACTATTCCCGAGTCGATACCCGTTTCCAATACGGAAGTGAAATTGCTGGAAGAACGTGGTACGCTGGACAATGGTACCCCATTTGTAACCTATGCGCACGAAGTGCTGGTGGATTTCGAGAATTCTGAACGTCCACAATATGTGCGGATCGAATCGCAGGGATGGATTGAGTTATTCGTGGATTATGGGCTTTGCGACGAGGTATTGGGTGGCTTTGGTATTCCCGGAGAGTTGAGTTGCTGGCAATTCAGAGAAACCATTGAATCAAATATCAATACCGCTACCAATATTGGAGTTGACACGGATATGTATCAGGTATCTGCAGTGGTTGTTCCGTTTGATTTTCGGGCGGGCTATGTGACGGAATTATTTATCAACAGTATGTCCTTAGAAGCATTCGCTTATTGGGAGTTGGCAAAGACACAGTTGCAGCGAAATGGAGGAATTTTTGATCCACCTTTTCCACCTGTTGTAGGCAATGTGATCAATACAGATGGTGATGCTGAGCCCGTTTTGGGTTATTTCCACGCTTATTCCCAATCTTTTATCAGAACATGTTTTGATCGCACGGGTATTCCTGGGATGCTGAACATACCCGTTTTAGATTGTCTGACCACCTGCGAAGATTTTTGGGCGCCGGCAGTTTTTGAGTTACCCTTCGAAACAGAGGGACTATGTCCGATATGA
- a CDS encoding carboxypeptidase-like regulatory domain-containing protein: MTNIRITLLLAFVFSVCSLFGQNGEVRITRNFNNVSLSQVLQVLNNEYGATVYVKPEWVAGVTVSSNLEDKTVLDALSILLRGTTLSVQEIKNGLYVLFDEQAVQEQSYTVSIRGTVRDANNGEVVIGASVLLPELELGTVTDVQGNYALQVPSGSYLLKVKAVGNSEISEVRDFTQDQQMDIELFSKTLELDDIVISGRSADENISDTRSGRVSMELESIRKLPALMGEPDISRIVQSLPGVQTVGEGARGFNIRGGNIDQNLVLMDGIPIYNSSHLLGFFSVFNPDLVSNFSVLKGSIPAEYGGKLSSVIAVEMSTPSSEGFELSGGVGPVSNKLSANIPISEKLSVRLGGRYSDPSWLLNNVPDRDVRASSARFSDGNVKLRYQINEKNVVEFTSYLSTDFYDLGRDSAYAYDSKAFGMNWVSDINEQWFTQTTIYHSDYDAELQDATTNRQAITENGIQSTGLKSMVDYHPNDYFTMRAGVEAKASKIDLGRRTPDGSDSQIEFKEIGEEESMELALFGETNFQLNESLNVTGGIRLSSFNRLNANQEFVFSEEQARSAFSITDTLDLGSFKNLYNNIEPRFGFNLRVSQESSLKGNYTRSVQYEHLFTNSTASLPTDQWRTSSETIRPQVANQFSLGYFRNFNENLWETSVELYYKDFERLNLVRTGANVLLKDVLEADILEGTGRSIGAEFLIRKNRGKVTGWLSYFYSRTRNRVASNFREDRINNGEFFAADFDRPHNLNFSTSMKLSRLWTMSANFVYNTGRPVTIPVSSYVVGGVRLFTVNERNNVRTPDIHRLDLSWTLEGNNRRNSRWRNSFTFSVYNVYGRDNPFSVFAQALDNTIPRTFRLTVFGNPIPSFTYNFQFK, encoded by the coding sequence ATGACTAACATCAGAATCACCCTCCTTCTTGCTTTTGTGTTTTCTGTCTGCAGTCTTTTTGGGCAAAATGGCGAAGTAAGGATTACCAGAAATTTTAATAATGTTTCCCTATCACAAGTACTTCAAGTACTCAACAATGAATACGGAGCCACAGTGTACGTGAAACCTGAATGGGTTGCAGGGGTCACCGTTTCTTCAAATTTGGAAGATAAGACGGTGCTGGATGCCCTTTCTATTTTGTTGAGAGGAACAACACTATCTGTTCAGGAAATAAAGAATGGTTTGTATGTGCTGTTTGACGAGCAGGCCGTTCAGGAACAATCGTATACCGTAAGTATCCGAGGAACCGTGCGGGATGCCAATAACGGAGAGGTCGTCATTGGCGCATCTGTCCTGCTTCCGGAGCTGGAGTTGGGGACGGTTACGGATGTGCAGGGCAATTATGCCCTACAGGTACCTTCCGGAAGTTATTTGCTTAAGGTAAAAGCCGTGGGCAATAGCGAGATCAGTGAGGTTCGGGATTTTACCCAGGACCAACAAATGGACATTGAACTGTTCTCAAAGACCCTCGAACTGGATGATATCGTGATCTCAGGCAGAAGTGCTGATGAAAATATCAGCGATACGCGTTCCGGACGGGTATCCATGGAGTTGGAAAGTATCCGAAAACTACCCGCCTTGATGGGTGAGCCTGATATCTCCAGAATTGTACAATCACTTCCTGGTGTGCAGACTGTAGGAGAAGGTGCCCGAGGCTTCAACATTCGAGGAGGAAACATTGACCAGAACCTGGTGTTGATGGATGGTATTCCGATCTACAACTCATCTCACTTACTGGGTTTCTTTTCGGTATTCAACCCCGATCTGGTGAGCAATTTCTCAGTGCTCAAAGGAAGTATACCTGCAGAATACGGAGGTAAGTTATCCAGCGTGATTGCCGTAGAAATGTCTACCCCAAGTTCAGAGGGGTTTGAATTATCTGGCGGTGTAGGACCGGTTTCTAACAAGCTTTCAGCGAATATTCCGATTTCTGAAAAACTTTCCGTGCGACTGGGAGGAAGGTACAGTGACCCTAGCTGGTTGTTGAACAATGTGCCGGACAGAGACGTACGTGCTAGTTCCGCACGGTTTTCTGATGGCAATGTGAAGCTGCGTTACCAGATCAATGAAAAGAATGTTGTTGAGTTCACCTCGTATTTAAGCACCGATTTTTATGACCTGGGTCGTGACTCAGCCTATGCCTACGATTCGAAGGCTTTCGGTATGAACTGGGTCTCTGATATCAACGAACAGTGGTTTACACAAACGACCATCTATCATTCCGATTACGATGCGGAGTTGCAGGATGCGACCACCAACCGACAGGCGATCACCGAGAATGGTATTCAATCCACAGGACTAAAATCCATGGTGGATTATCATCCAAATGACTATTTCACCATGCGAGCCGGTGTTGAAGCAAAGGCCAGCAAGATTGACCTGGGGCGACGGACACCAGATGGTTCGGATTCTCAAATTGAATTTAAGGAGATTGGAGAAGAGGAATCAATGGAGTTGGCGCTGTTTGGGGAAACCAATTTCCAACTCAATGAATCCTTGAATGTGACAGGGGGGATAAGATTATCCAGCTTTAATCGACTCAATGCCAATCAGGAATTCGTCTTTTCGGAGGAGCAGGCCCGATCGGCCTTTTCTATCACAGATACCCTGGATTTAGGTTCCTTCAAAAACCTATACAACAATATCGAACCACGGTTTGGGTTTAACCTGCGTGTCAGTCAGGAATCTTCCTTGAAAGGAAATTATACCCGGTCAGTGCAGTATGAGCACCTATTTACGAATTCCACTGCTTCACTGCCCACTGACCAATGGCGAACCAGTAGTGAAACCATTCGTCCGCAGGTTGCCAACCAATTTTCACTGGGTTACTTCCGGAATTTCAACGAGAACCTCTGGGAAACTTCAGTTGAACTTTACTACAAAGATTTTGAGCGATTGAACCTGGTTCGAACCGGGGCTAATGTGCTTTTGAAAGATGTACTGGAAGCAGATATCCTAGAAGGAACGGGGCGATCGATTGGTGCGGAGTTTTTGATCAGAAAGAATCGCGGTAAAGTAACTGGCTGGTTGAGTTATTTCTACTCTCGTACCAGAAACCGGGTAGCGTCTAATTTCCGGGAAGATCGCATTAACAATGGAGAGTTCTTTGCAGCTGATTTCGATCGGCCGCATAACCTGAACTTTTCGACCAGTATGAAACTTAGCAGGCTTTGGACCATGTCGGCGAACTTCGTCTATAACACGGGTCGTCCAGTTACCATACCCGTTTCTTCCTATGTTGTCGGGGGTGTACGTCTGTTCACGGTCAACGAACGTAACAATGTACGAACACCGGATATTCACCGGTTGGATCTTTCCTGGACTTTGGAAGGCAACAACAGAAGAAATTCCAGATGGCGAAACAGCTTTACTTTCTCAGTATACAACGTCTATGGCCGGGATAATCCGTTTTCAGTCTTTGCGCAGGCCCTGGATAACACAATCCCCAGGACTTTTCGCCTGACCGTGTTTGGCAACCCTATTCCTTCATTCACTTATAATTTCCAATTCAAATGA
- a CDS encoding DUF4249 domain-containing protein, which produces MRSFIISMLRSAYMQLPVLALVFSLSCVQPFDIGIDVNGTQQLVVEGSVNDADEVVTVRLRTSGSFEGVSVNTLGVNAQVQIVSGADEITHLNEISPGLYRTDTAALLGQVGESYTLRIQLANGESYTSTMETIPQPVNISQGRAEALETRGVSDDRIPFVEYSHNVYAKLENTSENHFVRVTAAGWARVQVDYPLCGGFDGGSTGPPGPQICWSRRNPITSQVNTVTNQAVTGSEYEVLADNVPFDFRDAYVADLFANAMSPEAFAYWELAKLQIERAGGLFDPPFAPVVGNIRNVNDPDEVVLGYFHAYARTSTRVCFDRAGTPAFVNIPILDCLTTCTQFFRPAVFELPFDLEDSCPDLER; this is translated from the coding sequence ATGAGGTCATTTATTATTTCTATGCTGCGATCAGCTTACATGCAATTACCAGTACTGGCCCTGGTTTTTAGCTTGAGTTGTGTTCAGCCATTTGATATCGGAATAGATGTTAATGGCACGCAGCAATTAGTGGTGGAAGGTTCCGTGAATGATGCCGATGAGGTCGTTACCGTGCGATTGAGAACATCCGGTAGTTTCGAGGGGGTTTCTGTCAATACTTTAGGGGTCAATGCACAGGTTCAGATTGTTTCCGGTGCCGACGAAATCACCCATCTGAATGAAATTTCTCCTGGTCTTTATCGTACAGATACGGCGGCATTGCTAGGGCAAGTAGGGGAATCTTATACGCTAAGAATACAATTAGCCAACGGTGAAAGCTACACGTCAACGATGGAAACGATTCCGCAACCGGTCAATATTTCACAGGGGAGAGCAGAAGCCCTGGAAACACGAGGCGTATCTGATGATCGTATTCCATTCGTAGAGTATTCACACAATGTCTATGCAAAGTTGGAGAATACTTCAGAGAATCATTTTGTACGGGTAACCGCTGCTGGTTGGGCAAGGGTTCAGGTTGACTATCCTTTATGTGGAGGATTTGATGGTGGATCAACAGGGCCTCCGGGACCTCAAATTTGTTGGTCCAGAAGAAATCCCATCACCAGCCAGGTCAATACTGTCACTAATCAGGCAGTGACCGGGAGTGAATACGAAGTGTTGGCGGATAATGTACCATTTGATTTCAGAGATGCATACGTCGCAGATCTTTTTGCCAACGCCATGTCTCCCGAGGCGTTTGCCTATTGGGAACTGGCCAAATTACAGATTGAGCGGGCTGGGGGATTGTTCGATCCGCCTTTTGCTCCGGTAGTAGGCAACATCAGGAATGTTAATGATCCGGATGAGGTTGTACTGGGGTATTTCCATGCCTATGCGCGAACTTCCACCAGGGTGTGTTTTGACCGGGCGGGAACACCCGCATTTGTGAACATTCCTATTCTCGATTGCTTGACTACCTGCACGCAATTTTTCAGACCCGCAGTTTTTGAACTGCCCTTTGATTTGGAAGACTCTTGCCCTGATCTTGAACGCTAG
- a CDS encoding DUF4249 domain-containing protein, which translates to MSDMIVRNRSLILLFFLSLFGCVDPIDVKLDQDVTRQLVVEGWIDDVNDLVVVRLSTSTINGVGENTLGGGARVTISTGSGEIFLLEEAIPGVYATLSESVRGVVGESYQLNIESGDGRMYESTMETLPNPVSIGLTQEELIETRGTTDDGTPFVSYFHDVFTALENTLDQHFVRFETTGWEKVLVDYELVPAGPLDCWQFQNPINRDVILATNAGISGNTYETKVANVPIQFRTNYVVEVVANSMTSEAFAYWSEAKRQLNRGGGIFDPPFAPVIGNIRNVNDPTEAVLGYFHAYSQDMTRYCYSRDGIPVQFEIPVFPIGVTTLCTEHYAPALFELPFDEGVCP; encoded by the coding sequence ATGTCCGATATGATTGTGAGAAACCGAAGTTTAATCCTCTTATTTTTTCTGTCACTTTTCGGTTGTGTTGATCCCATCGATGTGAAACTGGATCAGGATGTTACCAGACAGCTGGTCGTAGAAGGCTGGATCGATGATGTTAATGATTTGGTGGTGGTTCGGCTGAGTACCAGTACCATCAATGGAGTAGGAGAAAATACGCTGGGCGGGGGCGCCAGAGTAACCATTTCCACAGGTTCCGGAGAGATCTTTTTGCTGGAGGAGGCCATTCCCGGCGTTTATGCAACCCTTTCGGAATCAGTGAGAGGAGTGGTGGGAGAATCGTACCAGCTTAACATCGAGTCAGGAGATGGCCGCATGTATGAGTCAACCATGGAAACCTTGCCAAATCCAGTTTCAATTGGCCTGACGCAGGAGGAATTAATTGAAACAAGGGGGACAACTGATGATGGCACTCCTTTTGTTTCATATTTCCATGATGTATTTACGGCGCTTGAAAATACTTTGGATCAACACTTTGTACGATTTGAAACAACCGGCTGGGAAAAAGTGCTGGTGGATTATGAATTGGTACCGGCAGGCCCTCTCGATTGCTGGCAGTTCCAAAACCCGATCAATAGAGATGTCATTTTAGCCACCAATGCTGGAATATCAGGAAACACTTATGAGACGAAGGTCGCCAATGTACCTATTCAATTCAGAACGAATTACGTGGTGGAAGTGGTGGCGAATAGTATGACCAGCGAGGCGTTTGCCTATTGGTCGGAGGCAAAACGCCAGCTGAATAGGGGAGGAGGTATATTCGATCCACCTTTTGCACCGGTAATAGGAAATATCAGAAATGTCAATGATCCTACTGAAGCAGTGTTGGGCTACTTTCACGCCTATTCACAAGACATGACTCGATATTGCTATAGTCGTGATGGAATTCCGGTACAATTTGAAATTCCTGTCTTTCCTATAGGAGTCACGACACTGTGCACGGAGCATTATGCGCCGGCCTTATTCGAGTTGCCATTTGATGAGGGGGTCTGCCCGTGA
- a CDS encoding DUF4249 domain-containing protein, which translates to MNGRWVIFSFFFALIGCVEPITIDPLDDFESQLIVEGWINDVDEMVVVRLGTSTPDGIGENTLGPGAIVTIESGTGEMVLLDEVFPGLYSTASNELVGVVGESYTLNITLKDDRSYISEIVTIPEPVEFGSTRDVPIENRGFTDDRTPFVSYSNDIFTELQNTEDEHFVRIETSGWANLRVDYQLEAPGPLTCWQIRDPVNREIILANNTGVNVDTYEIEVTNVPVDIRMNYIIELYANAMSPEAFIFWLEAQRQLERGGGVFDPPFAPVVGNIRNVNDPDEVVLGYFHAYARTMTRYCFSRLGIPGNFEIPILPATVLCTDFYAPAVFELPFDDDSLCN; encoded by the coding sequence GTGAATGGTCGTTGGGTCATATTTAGCTTCTTCTTTGCCTTGATTGGATGTGTAGAGCCCATCACAATTGATCCTCTAGATGATTTCGAAAGCCAGCTTATTGTAGAAGGCTGGATCAATGATGTGGATGAGATGGTGGTGGTCCGTTTAGGTACGAGTACACCTGATGGCATCGGAGAAAACACCCTAGGTCCTGGTGCGATCGTAACCATCGAAAGCGGGACTGGCGAAATGGTTTTGCTGGATGAAGTTTTTCCTGGTCTCTATTCGACAGCATCCAACGAGTTAGTAGGCGTCGTTGGTGAATCGTATACCCTCAATATCACGCTTAAAGATGACCGTTCTTATATCTCCGAGATAGTGACCATTCCCGAGCCAGTTGAATTTGGGTCAACGAGGGACGTACCGATAGAAAATCGTGGATTTACCGACGACCGGACGCCATTTGTGTCCTATTCCAATGACATATTCACCGAGCTTCAGAATACAGAGGATGAGCATTTTGTGCGCATCGAAACGTCAGGATGGGCCAATTTAAGAGTTGATTACCAACTAGAAGCTCCGGGGCCATTGACATGCTGGCAAATTCGCGATCCTGTGAACAGAGAAATTATTCTGGCGAATAATACGGGTGTGAATGTGGATACCTATGAGATTGAAGTGACCAATGTGCCTGTAGACATTCGGATGAATTACATCATTGAACTCTATGCGAATGCCATGTCCCCAGAAGCTTTTATTTTTTGGTTAGAAGCGCAAAGGCAATTAGAACGTGGTGGCGGCGTATTCGATCCGCCTTTTGCTCCGGTAGTAGGAAATATCCGCAATGTGAATGATCCTGACGAAGTAGTGCTTGGTTACTTTCATGCGTATGCCCGGACCATGACCCGCTATTGTTTTTCCCGCTTAGGCATCCCAGGGAATTTTGAAATACCTATTCTGCCTGCTACCGTACTATGTACAGATTTTTATGCACCTGCTGTTTTTGAATTACCATTTGATGATGACAGTCTCTGTAATTAG